The following coding sequences are from one Pelmatolapia mariae isolate MD_Pm_ZW linkage group LG4, Pm_UMD_F_2, whole genome shotgun sequence window:
- the snrnp70 gene encoding U1 small nuclear ribonucleoprotein 70 kDa — MTQFLPPNLLALFAPRDPIPFLPQLVKLPHEKHHNQPYSGIAPFIRHFEDPRDAPPPTRAETREERLERKRREKIERRQAVVETELKLWDPHNDPNAQGDAFKTLFVARVNYDTTESKLRREFEVYGPIKRIYIVYNKRTGKPRGYAFIEYEHERDMHSAYKHADGKKIDGRRVLVDVERGRTVKGWRPRRLGGGLGGTRRGGADVNIKHSGRDDASRYDDRPLGGDRDRGDRRERSRERDRDKDRERRRSRSRERRRHTRSRERERDRQIGAADDNSGSNRRRDRERERGPASGGDSRSRERSRDRKRRSRSRDRKRDRDRVKGPEGGEEIGQGEAAPEVGERMLEEHEGEASEGLEERRDRDRDRRRSHRDRDRRRGDRDRDREHKRERGERDRGDRREERHGSLRDDMGPQDDMVNEDDGGVPPQMEEYSQDGMMAGQQSAQSADGYVSSENGYKMEAAGDEY, encoded by the exons ATGACGCAGTTCCTACCACCCAACCTCCTGGCCCTCTTTGCTCCACGGGACCCAATACCTTTCCTACCTCAGCTGGTGAAGTTACCCCACGAAAAGCACCACAATCAACCCTACAGTGGGATCGCCCCGTTCATCAGACATTTCGAG GACCCGAGAGATGCACCGCCTCCGACAAGAGCAGAGACCCGTGAAGAGCGGCTGGAGAGAAAA agACGAGAGAAGATTGAAAGGAGGCAAGCAGTAGTAGAGACAGAGCTGAAGCTTT GGGACCCTCACAATGACCCCAACGCACAGGGCGATGCCTTCAAGACTCTGTTTGTGGCACGAGTG AATTACGACACCACTGAGTCCAAGCTTCGCCGAGAATTTGAAGTGTACGGCCCCATCAAACGG ATTTACATAGTCTACAACAAGAGGACGGGGAAGCCTCGGGGCTATGCTTTCATTGAATATGAGCATGAGAGAGACATGCACT CCGCCTATAAGCATGCTGACGGGAAGAAGATTGATGGCAGAAGGGTCCTGGTGGATGTGGAAAGAGGACGTACTGTCAAAGGGTGGCGTCCTCGCAGGCTAG GAGGTGGACTGGGTGGCACCAGGCGAGGCGGTGCTGATGTCAACATCAAGCACTCTGGTCGAGATGACGCGTCACGCTATGACGACCGTCCTCTTGGGGG TGACCGTGACCGTGGAGACCGGAGGGAACGCAGCCGTGAACGGGACAGGGACAAGGACAGAGAGCGTCGCCGGTCCCGATCTCGCGAACGCCGTCGCCACACCCGTTCCCGGGAGCGAGAAAGGGACCGACAGATCGGAGCGGCAGACGACAACAGTGGTAGTAACCGGCGTCGAGATCGCGAAAGGGAGCGTGGGCCGGCATCAGGAGGAGACAGCAGGAGCAGGGAGAGGAGTCGAGACCGGAAGAGAAGGAGCAGGAGCAGAGATCGTAAAAGAGACAGGGACAGGGTAAAGGGGCCAGAAGGAGGGGAGGAGATCGGCCAAGGAGAAGCTGCCCCCGAGGTCGGAGAGCGCATGCTGGAGGAACACGAGGGAGAAGCGAGTGAGGGCTTAGAGGAGCGTAGAGACAGGGACAGGGACAGAAGGCGTAGCCACAGGGACAGGGACAGACGCAGGGGAGATCGGGACAGAGACAGGGAGCACAAAAGGGAGcgtggagagagagacaggggaGATCGGCGAGAGGAACGGCACGGCTCCCTACGAGATGACATGGGCCCTCAAGACGACATGGTAAACGAGGATGATGGAGGAGTGCCGCCACAGATGGAGGAATACAGCCAGGATGGGATGATGGCGGGCCAGCAGTCTGCGCAATCAGCCGATGGCTATGTTTCCAGTGAAAACGGCTACAAGATGGAGGCTGCAGGAGACGAGTACTGA
- the scaf1 gene encoding splicing factor, arginine/serine-rich 19 → MDLTLATGFRRRPSASSSPGGVEETSKSPPSYSPSFSASSPSTGPSSPLSTSSSICASTSVYPSHVKSQFNGTERARVSSSSASLATQSLSKPTCSTTPSDCLPHTLVQQSADCEKQERKRVMYNPFNPNNGAKEGTEMKEVGEGEKYDPFDPTGSPASDVDDESGKARVLKRNTIREEKEKVEEPPDSTDTFTDLPSACLSTQLPLRRRVDCSTMKADSDHSEIEEGEIVGAIERDGSSKRPVEETLPLSSPSISFFGSKPERIFRVLDGDGFVSVCTEGSWEVDSELKDEPVVGVEDLRRKLVSRRKERYLSFPASSPCSPQPPPPPPPPPSHPPTSTSSSPLTPPEDQGGKCCKSSKSSKGHSQQKSKDRKDGEKEIRRKKRRKGKEWGQELNKKKAQKMGKEDKGRSSRSSSRKRKKRWHSSPETSRSCNSSRRDGHTRWSFSSLSEERHKERERDKHRSRTGDRDRDTDRGREHNRISSHRRDGRDEDFSSRKREKERKGKHHSRSRERGISERSKRSREKREGNRDRERDRDRRRDGRPVIPPSIQDLSGSDLFAIKRTITVTTTTTTTTVPGSPRLTPSSPGRATKDSDKPRKKKRKWHSAGEAEKQGSCQSRSQSLSPPRYHSYESDRYSDKLEIDVLSLDGEALDSDYPSLEDTPPAALPPEAPVPSPKATATPKTGHEPKKKSRTLKKIARSEASASASTTKSKCLSSLMVSSGSASVSPGFPSAKRTRKIKKDKDRDKESRKDTSRSGKSKKEGGASQKGKLQSKVSVLVREGVSSTTGSSVGSGKLNMDLLGPGGAAGSTGGSVVGGSIAVVFCRDNESRSPFLKPCSEPLSLGGRSKDLVSMGKRSGLSAPPSSLTGPAGLKSKKAKPSSITSTSSSASSPSSSLVTKRRRRLAKKTREKAEAAGLTAGGSSQTKVMSEAWGGGVSLDVQSGVGDGSKSVSPHTGQAGPAPCSSSSSTSSSTSVLPPSSSPPQTPPPPVAPSLRDTRESSPDSQTVDSSCKTPDPSFLTEDCPKQPSPTQPASSPSNLATSQGAGLSSAPPTAKLPSQDDLSKSLGSPSSLSSTVCGLPSLALPLSSSDPSSSVSSSSAGKPPPPPPPAPAPTLPWSLQTGVDCTTGGVLALTALLFKMEEANIASRAKAQEFIQATSQMLSQANQNQSQQHVLTPSASSSSSSLQIPPPPSLPPPPGLSPAQFILHGSLPLVSCTKTPPSHLHPSIAGGCAQTPPSIVPVGMTGVSGSSSDTGWDNESKDPDKYLKKLHTQERAVEEVKLAIKPYYQRKDINKEEYKDILRKAVHKICHSRTGEINPVKVSNLVKLYVQRYRYFRKHGRKMDEEERDDREPGALHPSA, encoded by the exons ATGGACTTGACTTTGGCAACAGGCTTCAGAAGGAGGCCTAGTGCCTCCTCTTCCCCAGGTGGAGTTGAAGAGACCTCAAAGAGCCCTCCTTCCTACTCACCTTCATTTTCTGCATCATCTCCTTCAACCGGTCCATCTTCACCATTGTCTACATCCTCCTCTATATGTGCCAGCACATCAGTTTATCCCAGCCATGTAAAAAGCCAATTCAATGGAACAGAGAGAGCCAGGGTTTCCTCCAGCTCTGCCTCTCTAGCTACGCAGTCTCTCTCCAAACCTACATGCAGTACCACTCCCTCAGACTGTTTGCCTCACACTTTAGTGCAACAAAGTGCTGACTGTGAAAAACAGGAGAGGAAAAGGGTGATGTACAATCCTTTCAATCCAAATAATGGAGCAAAAGAAGGAACCGAGATGAAGGAGGTGGGGGAAGGGGAGAAATACGATCCTTTTGACCCCACGGGTTCCCCAGCGTCAGATGTTGATGATGAGAGTGGCAAAGCAAGGGTACTGAAGAGAAACACTATaagagaagaaaaggagaaggTGGAGGAACCTCCAGACTCCACGGACACCTTCACTGACCTTCCAAGCGCCTGTCTGAGCACTCAGCTCCCTCTGAGGAGGAGGGTGGACTGTAGCACCATGAAAGCTGATTCAGATCACTCTGAGATAGAGGAGGGCGAGATAGTTGGAGCCATTGAAAGAGATGGGAGCAGTAAGAGACCTGTAGAGGAAACCCTCCCCCTGAGTTCTCCCAGCATCTCCTTCTTTGGGTCAAAGCCAGAGCGAATCTTCCGAGTGCTAGATGGGGATGGCTTTGTGTCCGTTTGCACAGAGGGCAGCTGGGAAGTAGACAGCGAGCTCAAGGATGAGCCTGTGGTAGGAGTAGAGGATCTGAGAAGGAAGCTGGTCAGCAGAAGGAAGGAACGATATCTCTCCTTTCCTGCTTCTTCACCCTGCTCTCCCCAGCCGCCGCCGCCACCACCACCGCCTCCTTCTCATCCTCCAACCTCTACATCCTCTTCCCCTTTAACGCCTCCTGAAGATCAGGGTGGCAAGTGCTGCAAGTCCTCCAAAAGCTCCAAGGGCCACAGCCAGCAAAAAAGCAAAGATAGAAAAGACGGAGAAAAGGAGattagaagaaaaaagagaaggaaaggcAAAGAGTGGGGTCAGGAGTTGAACAAGAAAAAGGCGCAAAAGATGGGCAAAGAGGATAAAGGAaggagcagcaggagcagcagtcggaagaggaagaaaagatgGCACAGCAGCCCAGAGACTTCACGGTCCTGCAATTCTTCAAGAAGAGATGGCCACACCAGATGGTCGTTTTCCAGCCTGTCTGAAGAAAGGCACAAAGAGAGGGAAAGGGATAAACACAGGAGCCGGACTGGAGATCgggacagagacacagacagagggAGGGAACACAATCGTATCAGTAGCCACAGACGAGATGGACGGGATGAAGATTTTAGCTCCAGAAAgagggagaaggaaaggaagggAAAACATCATTCAAGGAGCAGAGAGCGAGGCATTTCAGAGAGGTCCAAAAGaagcagagaaaagagagaaggcAATAGAGATAGGGAACGTGACAGGGATAGGAGACGAGACGGTCGTCCCGTCATACCTCCGTCCATCCAAGACCTCAGTGGGTCTGACCTCTTCGCTATTAAGCGAACCATTACGGTCACAACCACCACAACGACCACCACCGTTCCCGGGTCTCCGAGACTTACCCCATCCTCTCCTGGGAGGGCCACAAAGGACTCCGACAAGCCCcgtaaaaagaagagaaaatggcATTCAGCTGGAGAGGCGGAGAAACAAGGCAGTTGTCAGAGCCGATCGCAGTCGCTCTCACCTCCCAGGTATCACAGCTATGAGTCAGACCGCTATTCAGATAAACTGGAGATTGATGTGTTGTCTTTGGATGGTGAAGCTTTGGACTCAGACTACCCATCTTTGGAGGACACGCCCCCTGCTGCTCTGCCTCCAGAGGCTCCCGTCCCCAGCCCTAAAGCTACAGCTACGCCCAAGACTGGACATGAACCCAAAAAGAAATCTCGCACATTAAAGAAAATTGCCCGCTCTGAAGCGTCGGCTTCTGCCAGTACAACCAAAAGCAAATGCCTCTCTTCACTGATGGTCTCTTCCGGATCTGCCTCTGTTTCCCCTGGCTTCCCCTCAGCAAAGCGAACCAGGAAGATCAAAAAAGACAAAGACCGGGACAAAGAGAGCAGAAAAGACACGAGTCGCTCTGGGAAGTCCAAGAAAGAAGGTGGTGCTAGTCAGAAAGGTAAGCTTCAGTCTAAAGTGTCGGTTCTGGTGCGCGAAGGCGTAAGCAGTACCACGGGGTCTTCGGTTGGCTCTGGAAAACTGAACATGGACCTTCTCGGCCCAGGTGGTGCAGCAGGGAGTACTGGGGGGTCTGTGGTGGGTGGCTCAATTGCAGTTGTGTTCTGCAGGGACAATGAAAGCAGGTCACCTTTTCTGAAACCTTGTTCAGAACCACTGTCACTGGGTGGGCGGAGTAAAGACCTGGTCAGTATGGGAAAACGCAGCGGTCTATCCGCACCGCCGTCATCGCTGACCGGTCCTGCAGGATTGAAATCTAAAAAAGCAAAACCCAGCTCCATTACATCCACTTCCTCCTCAGCTTCCTCCCCTTCATCTTCTTTGGTAACCAAGCGGCGCCGCCGCCTGGCCAAGAAGACGAGAGAAAAGGCCGAAGCAGCGGGGTTGACCGCTGGAGGCAGCAGCCAAACTAAAGTCATGTCTGAAGCCTGGGGTGGGGGTGTCTCCTTAGATGTTCAGTCAGGCGTTGGAGATGGGAGCAAGTCGGTCAGTCCACATACTGGCCAAGCTGGTCCCGCACCCTGCTCTTCCTCCTCGTCCACATCCTCCTCCACTAGTGTGCTCCCACCATCCTCGTCACCTCCTCAGACCCCTCCGCCACCTGTTGCACCATCGTTGCGGGACACCAGGGAGTCTTCACCAGACTCTCAAACTGTAGACAGCAGCTGTAAGACTCCAGATCCTTCTTTCTTAACTGAGGACTGTCCAAAACAACCTAGTCCTACACAACCAGCATCCAGTCCTTCCAACCTGGCCACCTCACAAGGAGCTGGTCTCAGCAGCGCCCCACCCACGGCCAAGCTGCCAAGTCAGGATGATCTGTCAAAATCTCTGGGCTCGCCTTCTTCCTTGTCCTCAACCGTCTGTGGTCTCCCTTCCCTGGCTCTACCCCTGTCTTCTTCTGATCCATCCTCATCTGTGTCCTCTTCATCTGCTGGTAagccacctcctcctccccctccagcTCCTGCACCCACTCTTCCTTGGAGTCTCCAGACTGGGGTGGACTGCACAACCGGAGGTGTCTTAGCAT TGACTGCTCTGCTCTTCAAAATGGAAGAGGCCAATATTGCCAGCAGAGCCAAAGCACAAGAGTTCATTCAAGCAACCAGCCAG ATGCTCTCACAGGCCAATCAGAACCAGTCCCAGCAGCATGTTCTCACTCCTTCAGcgtcctcttcctcttcatcctTACAAattcctccccctccctctctccccccACCTCCTGGACTGAGCCCAGCCCAGTTCATTCTGCACGGCTCCCTCCCATTGGTTAGCTGCACTAAGACTCCACCTTCACACCTGCACCCTTCAATAGCTGGTGGATGCGCTCAGACTCCACCCTCCATCGTACCTGTGGGGATGACAGGTGTGTCTGGGAGTTCTAGTGACACTGGATGGGACAATGAGAGCAAAGACCCGGATAAG TACCTAAAGAAGCTGCATACACAGGAGCGGGCAGTAGAGGAGGTCAAGCTGGCGATCAAGCCTTACTATCAACGCAAAGACATCAACAAGGAAGAATACAAAGACATCCTCAGGAAAGCAGTGCATAAG ATCTGCCACAGccgcactggagaaatcaaccCAGTCAAAGTCAGCAACCTTGTGAAGCTGTATGTTCAGCGCTACAGATACTTCCGTAAACACGGGCGCAAAATGGACGAGGAAGAAAGGGATGACAGGGAGCCAGGAGCGCTGCATCCCTCTGCCTAA